The window CCTGCCCGTGCAGTGTCTGCCTGGCACCTGGGCTTTGTGATTCTGGAAGGCCTGGTCGGGGCCCTGCTGGTCAACCGCAGATGGGTGGGCCAGGATGAATCTCTCGGTCGCGCCCTTTTCATGCCCATCCACATGGCGAACACCCTGATGCTCACCGGTACTGTGGCCCTGGCAGCCTTGCGCAGTCAGGTGAAGCCTGCTGTGCTGCGTCCTCCCATGTGGGTCAAGACCACCGTGGTTCTGGCCATCATTGGGACCATCCTGATGGGCATGACGGGAGCTGTGGCCGCCCTGGGAAACACCCTCAATCCGGTCAGCTCGTTGCAAGAAGGCCTGGATCGGGTCTTCTCTCCCAGGTATTATCTGGATCAACTCAAACTGCTGCATCCCAGCCTGACCATTGTCACCAGTGTGCTGCTGGTGGCGTGGGCCAGATTCATGGGCAGTCGCTTTCAAAGCCCTCCCCTGAAAAATGCTGCTTCTCTGCTGCAATTCACCATTTTGTTCCAGGTGATTGCTGGCATTTTCAACTATGCACTGCATGCACCGGGCTGGTTACAGGTTTTGCACCTGCTGCTGGCCTGCCTGTTGTGGCTTGCTGTGATTCTTCTCGGGTATCATGGCTGGGTGCAACATGAGAAGGAAACCCCATGACCCACACCCTGACCACCATGGACAAGCCCACCTGGCGTGACTACTTTGCCCTGACCAAACCAAAAGTGAACAGCCTGCTCCTGTTCAC of the Deinococcus cellulosilyticus NBRC 106333 = KACC 11606 genome contains:
- a CDS encoding COX15/CtaA family protein translates to MQQGIKPLTLGPVKLDFTTFAWLLFGYNVLVILWGAWVRITGSGAGCGDHWPDCNGTIIPRTDQVETLIEFAHRVTSALSGVGAIGLVVWAFRGYPKGHPARAVSAWHLGFVILEGLVGALLVNRRWVGQDESLGRALFMPIHMANTLMLTGTVALAALRSQVKPAVLRPPMWVKTTVVLAIIGTILMGMTGAVAALGNTLNPVSSLQEGLDRVFSPRYYLDQLKLLHPSLTIVTSVLLVAWARFMGSRFQSPPLKNAASLLQFTILFQVIAGIFNYALHAPGWLQVLHLLLACLLWLAVILLGYHGWVQHEKETP